GAAGACGAACGAGCGAGGACAAACGATGTCGCCAGTACTACTTGACACAAACCAACTCAAGCAACGGAAAGTGACACGAATTGAAGAGGATGGCACGATGGCACCGGACAACATCCGTATCCGTAGGGGATTAACGCTGCTCTGCAGGCGTCCGCTTGCACTCAAACGTGGAATTAATTCCCGGAGGCGAGCATGGAGCAAAGAGTTAGAAGCGCAAAGATCGAAAAAGCTAAAACGGGAACCATAAGCTGGGGACAGATTTATTTACAAAGTTTTAGACGGATGAATTAAGTTTAGTGGATTATGGGATGAGTAggattattatatatattatatttgttgtatattatatttattatatattatattacagtAAGGTTATTCAGAGGCTTATAGGATGAGTAAGACCGTTAATAATACGCGAATAACtcctttctagaaaattcatgattcctcaaaatcaactttaagcagataatttaaaaaaaacatcttgcaTGGGGATACAAgatgttttctttaaattatcCGCTTAAAGTAATcactaatcaataataatcacAAAATCAACAACAGTACTGCTTCAGGCAAGAAGCTTTATACGGAGACAGGTGAGACCACAGAGGATTGCTATTGGCTGTCAGCTTAATCGCTCCGCCCACTGCCCCGCCCATTGTTCCACCTCTCAGTGTGATTGCCttcaaattttgcttttcagtATTAGGTACTGTAACTATTATAACTAAACTTGAATATAACTTATTATCTTTCTTTTAGCCGTTagtcatcttttttattatcttttcttAATCCCACATCCCACATATTTTCATCTCTTTAAAGTTAATTTCCAGCAAAATATGCCAGGATTTTTCCCCCAAGCGAATTTCTGTAAGTCATGAGGTGACCAGATGACTAGTAACTCCACTGGAGGAGGTAAAACTCCAAgcaaattttcatgaaaaaaaacgatgcgcTGCACTGTAACGCTAACAGATGAAACAAGAAAACTGCAGACatacttttcttgaaattttgcgCAAGCGAAGTGCATTCACGAAAGAAAACTTCGGTACGAAAAGTTCCGTTCTTCTCATTTGCAACGCTTGTCTAACAAtaggaaaaatttccttcctgTAAATCCGTTATCCATTGCATGCTTTGTGATGTTAGCAACTAAATTTGCATGcgaatttttcgaagaacaaaaataactggagaaaaaaaaacttccaaagaCTCTGCTAAACGACTCGAATGCAAAATTCTTTGCATAGAACTAATGGGactcctcgaaaaaaaaaccagtaaaatagaagaaaccttctttttcttccattttttcctccatggaacgtggaagcaaaaaaaaagttatgaaatACAGCTTTGGAAAGATTTGGGAGTTTAATGTAATTGTTTAGGGAATCTGGGAATACGCCtctaaatgaaaacaaaaaagatcagAATTCACTGGAAATTCTCCCAAAATTTCATATATCAAAGTTGACCCTTTTCtaacacattttattttttatcagtagctatttttttagttgaaacaacaatttaaataattttttaatgtcattcaatttttttggtcCTGTCTAACGACTGATTGAATGAAATTaactattaaatttatttttccgcTCATTGCGATATTGTAAGGAATGGTGACTGCTTCACAAGGACCACACTGAGAAGCTATAAACAAGTAAAaccagtaaataaaaataaaataatgtaaataaatagtataaacGAAGCATGGGCTGgcagaagcaaagaaaattcaactgaaaaaattgaaaattgatattattatcaaaaatattatttaaaaaaaactaaaaaatccaCAGTTGTGCTgtggattttctcattttcgctCTGCATAGCAGTCATTTTTCAGGGCAGGTGTCATCGAATAAGATAATTATTGAATTTAAAagtgatttattatttaataaaagTGAATGATTATAGAATTTCAAAGTGTAAACGTTTCAAACACCTGAAACACGcactaataattaataatagaatttctaattattaattaaatcaCGTCGCGTGTTTGACCCGGAGAACAGATTAACATAATTCATGCATGTTGACGTTCGAGAGTTTAAAAATCCacaatttcttaatttctcgGGAACGTATCCTGAAATTCTTGTAATTCTTGAACaatttctagtttcttttctagtttctaatttctggaagatCAGATAGCTCTGGAGCCCCGGAAAAGTGCACGCTGACGTTTGAGAGTtcaaaaatccacaatttcttaatttctcaGTTTCTCGGAAATATATCCTGAAATTCTTCCTAAACTTGTTCGATGAGAACAATTTCTAACTTCTTTTCTAGTCtttaatttttagaagatCAGGTAGCTCTGAAGCGtcggaaaaattattttatttattttattgtctactttatttcatcttatttactaacttaattttttctttcttacttactttcttttttcttattctactGGATAGCTGTTCTAAATTAAAAACATCTCttaaattctttgaaattttcaggatataAATACGGAAAAAGAAggcagaaaatttcaaaaagaaattgaaaacccGTAGCTGTTTGGAAGAACTTCGCTACTTGTGAGTCGTGTACTAGTAAAGTTCTCCTCCGGAACAATCGCGGAGTCTCACAGCTGTTGAGTGAATAATTGCTTGGCATGTCCATTGGTACATTGCTCATATCAAATGGCTGCACTcgtttaaaataagaaaacaccGAGGATTCCTAGAAAACACGGAATCCGTTCATTACTCATCCGAACGGGTTGTGGAACTTTCTGCCatggtttttgaaaattttaaaaataatgaatgatgaatgatgaatgaaaaatgatcaGTGAGGTTGTGATGTTTATTTTCGAATATAGACgtagtaaaaattattaattattattctattaattaattattctcgaaaatttaaaattattttattttattttattctcgaAAGTTTTTATGATATAGCAATTTGATGTTTTTACCTTGGaactaattattatttatttatttatttgcttgtcccattttactttacttattttgcttatttattgcATAGTTCTGATCTACTTTCACACATAAGTAAAACATAGTAAACAGTAaacatatttattcatatctactttatttaaataaaaagaactcTAATATAGGCCCcccgtttcaaaaaaaaaagaaatcgaagaagaaatttacaaCTCAGTTGAATTTATCTAATATTTGGGGCCTTCAAACTTTCGGATGCGACTGTACTTCTACAAGGTTACGGTAGCATTCAAGCAAAATAGTGTGCTGTAGCAAATATTCCCATGCTCGTCATTTAGAGTTATTTATCCGTAAATGTGCGAGAATGACATCGCCGGCATCAATAAGTCTGTATCGAATACTGTATCGAGTTGTATCGCTACAGTACGTAGCCGCACGTACATAGTACGGATCATTGTAGTGTGGCATGAATTCATTCTTGATGGGACCTTCAACAAGCGATCGTAACGAATTTTAACGATcgtacgagtttttttttaagttttaacTCAATCTCAACTTAaggaactcaatttttttgagaattttaacGATCGTACTAGGAGTGGACGAGTGCTAACCATACAAAATAAGCGCTCTGTGCATGCGGAATCCAGAGAGTTCTCCTGATTtgccagatttttttctggagctaTAACTagcattctcttttttcttccatcatGCCTACTTtgcaataaatgaataaatgaataaatgaataaatgttaACATAACGAGCTACCTTGACcgaatttttctaaaactagcattctctttttcttctatcatgcctattttgcaaaaaataaacaaataaataaatctaaaacaCAATGAACGATCTAAACGGGAATTTTCCCGGAAATAACAGTGAAAACTCGGTGGAGCACTTGTGCTCATCATGAATTATAGATCAGAAAGCTTATTCGAGCAGAATAATTTCTACATGTGGCAAATTGCTTCAGGATAAAGGGGACATAGCTGGAATATGACAAGTTCTTAATTAAAATGTGTAGCCTCTGTGCTCTGTCGTTTTTCCCCATGAATGGACGGAGCAGAACAACACTTCAAGAGATATACGAACATTCAAATACGAGCACCAACTTATTCACGCGAACTCATCAAAAATCGACACAATACGATGAGATTTGAGCATTTGTtggggttttttctttgtagcttTCTTAAGATTAGGAGAATTACTTAAAAACAATTAATAcatataaaatagtaaaataagaaagttTAGTAAAATAACATAGTAAAACTTTTAGTAAAatagctctttttttcggcaatttcAACGATTGCTCAGCCATGTGGAAACGTTCTATTATAATTGTAAATaacgaaattttcattttttccaaattttatttacaaatacGAAAAGTGTaccgaaaaagaagaaaaaacaaataaaactcaCGATTTATGAgggagaacaaagaaaaacaggatatttttctttcaagaatcGGCATCGATAATCTTTAACAGatctttaacaaaaaaaacaatagcatCCGGGTCTAGAGGAAACCTATGGTGGCTGCTGGTGACACTTCGCTCATTTCGACTAAAAGCTCAGTTGTTAATGCAAAGATGAGCTCCCGTCgtattttaagatttttttaaacatttttttttggcagtaGAACCTGGTGCAAAACATTtcgttcattcttttttcttggaaggtCTAAATGCTCCGAGTATTGGATAAACTCAATAATATAACCGCCTTGATATCatagaagtaaaaatattgaatttcaaagatttttttaaaacaacataaacttctttagaaaatgaatcaaaaacaCCTTCACTCGCCAATTCCACTGCCTTTTATCCATTTCACTGCCTCAAGCGCTTCTGCCAGATTCAAATCGTCGCAATTAAGCCTAAGGCaacgtgaaaaaaatcattttttcttagataATTCTCTTTCTATCGCTGGTAATCGAGAAGATGAAGCGACTAAAAGCACGCGATTGgatttcggaagaaaaattatcttgCAGAGttggaaagaaacaaacacatttattttttagcccatggaaatattttagaacTACGACGATCACAATAGATTTGCAATGAACGTAAAGTAACTCATCTGGTCAAAAACTCGAGGAGCGcgattattatcattattattactattattattattgttattattattactatcattactattattattatttttactactattattattattattattattattattattattattattattattattattattattatcattattattattattactattattattattattatcattattattattattattattattattattattattattattattattattactattattattagttctACTACTATTATCATTTccatcattattattactatcattattactattattgttatcactgctattattaatattactattattgcaATTATTCAGAAATCTCTAGttctttagaaagaaaaaattgggaagaaCTTTATTTAGatctgaaatttattttttagaaaagtgggaaaaatttactcattagatattattattctaagcccatgtttctcttttttcttaaactatccacattaaaaaaaattaaaaggagAAAGTAGACCTGAgttatgatttttttggataagGTAAAAAGGAATCTGGAAATAGTAGCAGGTATCCATGGCTGTGGTGGAAAATAGGAGCATGATGAGCAGCATCTTGCTCCGCATAGCTGGACGTAGGAGTTGTACAAAGTTATTACATCTTCACCCTTTGTTTactttgttattgttattgttattgttgatgTGGTTGGTTGCGGCAGTCACATGTCACTCATAAGTTATCCACCTTAATGCGAACTTCTCTCGTCAGCCAGGTGGTGGTGGCCAAGCAGCAATCGTATAGAGAAAGACGTGAGCCCCCATCccggaaaaaaatacacatgTTCATGCTATATGTTCCATTTGTCATTGAAGACAGGagagtggacggaatcaataGGACAGACAAGGAATCCATGACAGCAATCCGGCAGCAGCAGCGGCAGCCACAGCAGACAACAAGGAATATGAATCAGTACGCGGATGAGAAGTAATATGAGCAGAGGTATGAGGATGAGACTAAACGGGTGGCTGAGTGCctcaaattttcaggaaatatgATCCGTGCTTAGTGTGGTTGATGGTTGTGGTTTCGCCCGAGGCATAAGATGTCGGAGAGTTCCATAAACGGCATCGTGGCTGCTATAGAATGCATATGGTCCTACGGCAGCAACGATCGTGTATGAGTGAGTAAATTTCGCAGTGGTTCCTGACTGTTAAGATTTTAAGATTATTCTTgatcttattcttattcttattattattattattaaagttattattgttattattattattattattattattattattattattattattgtaattattCGGAAATCTCTAGCTCtttagagagagaaaaaattggaaaaagtttattttacatttttaaaatttaattgatttttttttgctttaacgGATGCATGCAATGTGtagattttttcgaattcgAAGAAATACAATAGGGTTACAACCAcgagaatttttcctttttccctttttttcattctcatttttcctcaACCTTCCCAGCACTTTCGAGCTGTGATAAAATGCTATAGAATAAGAatttgaatagaaataaaagtctATTATGGAATTTCTTTGCCAATTTATTATATGGTATTCAGTTTATTTAACTTAATTGAGCTCGgatgaaatatatatatataatatggaGGGGTGGGAAATGGTAGCTTCATCCAGCCTCCAGGAGTTGAACCCCAACCTAAGCTGACAGAATTAATAAATGtcgtagaaagaaaattagaaaaagaaaatgttgataATGTCGACACTTCAGTAGAACATATTTTCACTATCTCGTGAGCATTGACACCTCATTTCTTGTGATTAGCGCTAAACTTCAATAactttaataataattgttttctttaatcgACAccccggacacgaggttgttatttttctttatttgtggCTAATGTTTTATCCACTATCCGTTTTTTTATCcacttcttcagagcctgaaagggtaAAATCGAACGTGAGTTATTCTGTCAAACAccgaaaaaaagcggaaaaataTCCCctgcaacaaagaaagtccgaAGTTTACTGTTGGGTCTTATAGTTGCGAGTAGAAGAGAATAACGTAGGTCCTCGGGGTCGGATGACTATCCTGGCACTGCTAGATGACACCTGAGGATTGAATAGTGCaaccaaaattgaaaaaaaaaattgtttaacaACAAGATGTGAGAATCGCTGCgcaatcttttcttttgtgttgAGTTGTCGTCGTTGCCGTTGAGTTAAGAGCTCAAGAATGGAATTCTTCTAGAACTATGTATGACATGTTTTTGTGAAACATCAGATTGAAAGCACAACGGAGTCGGGCGCTTAGAGGCTTTGtccctaagaaaaaaatgacattgaCTGAGAACTCTTCCTGATAATACAAATTTTAAGAAGTGGAGAATTCCTAGGAAACGCATATTATAACCATGACATGATTTTTGACGGTGCATCAGTAAAAAAATACGTCTCCAATTCGAGGGTGTTTTAAATGTATTTTGAATATGCATTGtagttattctattattattattattattattattattattattattattattattattattattattattattattattattattattattattattattattattattattattatcttattattattattatcttattattattattattattattattattattattattattattattattattattattattattattattattattattattattattattattattattattattattattattattattattattattattattattattattattattattattattattattattattattattattattattattattattattattattattattattattattattattattattattattactattattattattattattattattattattattattattattattattattattattattattactattactattgttattattattatatttactgtTATAGCTCAATagtatttcaaataattctaaTTAAAAACTCGGATTTTCGTAAAACGAGgctaaaatgattttttttacagaaatgaGAATAAAGGGACCAATGAAGAGGAGTTCTCACCTGGGGATTTTGACGCTTTAAAAGTCAATCGAAATACTACGATTCTTTCTTGGTAAATGCAATgttcatttaattatttattaattaagtAAGTAATTAAGTCCGATTACTCGACGAAAGCTGCTACCCTGGAaagaattctagaaaaactATAGCGAGAACAGATAAAACGAATACAGCAGATAGCGAGAAGACAAAAATAGGCAAACGTGAAGAATCAGAGAAATCACAGTGTTTGTGTATTTATGTACAAGAAACGcatataaatatacataaaataaCATATACGTATGtaaatataacataaataaacatagaaatgaacaaaaaggaatAAGATTAAcaagagtaaataaataaacatattaaATAGATGTTTTTCGTTAGTATATATGTATAGGAAAcggaaataaggaaataaaaaaatagaaataagaatataaaaaaggaaacgcaaataaatataatataaacaaacATAACAATAACTAAAAAATTGGCGTTAGtcataattaataaataaacaagttatAGTTAATAAATAAACGCATCAAATAGGCGTTTTCCTATCTGAAATGGTGAaaagaacattgaaaaaaatgaaaaatttcctagTGAAACGTTGGAGCCGATGGTGGCCGAAACTCGTCCCACATCACCAATATGTGCTCTATACAGCAGTGAAATGAGGCGTTAAAAATTCTCTCCCTCTAATggatagcggcaaaatgagcTCGGATGGATGGATAATTACAGTAGTAATTATTGAAATTACTCCATCATTATGAACGACGTTAGGAACTATTCAacgattttgggatttttatcagattatttatttcattattatattattcactattgtgtgttttttattttattatttttaataattactTCTTAATCTTAGATTTTAAAGTGTGGAAAATaagttttaatatttatttctttattttagatCTAAGAATGTGGGAAATAAAACAGTTCCACGATGTTGAATAAGAATGTTTAGGAGCCGAATGATTTTTTGAGCTGATTCTGAACTTTTCTCGATGACGGTCCAGGGGAGTGGGGGGGGGGCAAGGACCGCGTta
The Necator americanus strain Aroian chromosome I, whole genome shotgun sequence genome window above contains:
- a CDS encoding hypothetical protein (NECATOR_CHRI.G3892.T1); this encodes MTNERAAGASMAGGGDENAKREGTERCWTETETKTNERGQTMSPVLLDTNQLKQRKVTRIEEDGTMAPDNIRIRARLLSLLLLLLLLLLLLLSLLLLLFLLLLLLLLLLLLLLLLLLLLLLSLLLLLLLLLLLSLLLLLLLLLLLLLLLLLLLLLLFYYYYYYYYYYYYYYYYYYYYYYYYYYYYYYYYYYYYLIIIIILLLLLLLLLLLLLLLLLLLLLLLLLLLLLLLLLLLLLLLLLLLLLLLLLLLLLLLLLLLLLLLLLLLLLLLLLLLLLLLLLLLLLLLLLLLLLLLLLLLLLLLLLLLLLLYLLL